ATGAGTCTTTAGCTGCAAGAGATGCGTTTGCTACTTTTAAGCCTGAATTTCGCCAATACCAATTTGGGACAACTTTAGGTGGCCCCATCAAGAAAGATAAAGCTTTCTTTTTGGTTCTTTTGAAAGATTAACGATAAAAGAAAATTTAGTTGTTACAATTCCAGACTCTGTTATTAATGCTGCAACACGTACAGGTTTTTTGGGTGTGAAAAATGGGCCTCTACCAAATTCTGTTGCAACTACAAATGTTTTAGCTCGTGCTGATTTCCAGCTAAGACCAGACGATCGATTAACTGTAAGATATAACGGAGGTTTTGCTTTTAATGGTAGATTTGACACAATAGGGCCATTTCCAGGTGGTTTAACTAGTACCACTAGCAGTGGTGTTCAACGTTTAGAGGATAATTCAATTAATGTTACTAACCTTTTTGTTAAGTCTAGTTTAGTTAATGAAACTAGGTTTCTTTACTCTAGAAGAGACCAAGATGTTGGTACTTCTGATCCAAATAATCCTTTAGTTCAATTAAATACTGCTCAAGGAACTATTGCTTTTGGTCAAAATTTTACTGTTCCACAAACGCGATTGCTTAATATTTTTCAAGTTGTTGATAATGTAACAGTTGTTAAAGGTAAACAAACTTTGAAATTTGGTGCAGATTTTAGTTATGTTGAAGCCCCTGACAAACGCTCTAGTTTGCCTATTGCCGCAGGGGGGTTTGGCATTTTCGTTCCAATAGATTTTGCTGCGGTTACAGGTATACCTACAGCACCTTTCTTAGATCCTCTCCAAGCTTTTGATCCAAGTCTACGTAGTCCAGACCAAATACAGTTTTTACAAGTATTTTCTACTCTATTACCTCAACTTATCCCTGGTTTTCCTGTACTACCTTTAGACAGATTACAGTTACCTATTGTTTTTGCTCAAAACTTTGGAGATCAAAGTGCTAATATTGATCAAAAGTTATTTTCTGCTTTTGTTCAGGATGATATAAAAGTAAAGTCTAACTTATTGGTTAAGTTAGGGTTAAGATATGATGTATTTCGTCAATCTGTTGTGCCAAGCAATGGTGGTAATTTTGCACCACGGATAGGTATATCTTATAATCCTGACAAGTCCCAAAGATTAAATTTACATGCATCTTATGGTATATTCTTTGGTGGCGCACCAAGTCTTCAAACCTCTTTGATTGCTAAGGTTTATGATAATAACAATGTTAATCGTCAAAGCAACATTGCTTTTTTCCCATTTCCTTTGTCAGTAATACCATTTAATCTACCAGGACATCGTTTTCCTGTTGGGCCTTCTGCCCCTCCAGGTGCGCCTATATTCCCTCAATTAATACAAACCTTCCAATATCAGAAGGATTTTAGAGCAAGTTATTCACATCAAGCTACTGTTGGATTTGAATATCTTATCAACAATAACACCAAACTATCAGTTGATTATAACTTGGTTCGAGGCTTAAAACTGTCTTCTGCACGCTTTATCAACCCAGTAGTTAGGCCTACAGGTAATCCTACTACCGGTGCTTTAACAGGTCGTCTAGATCCTACACGTGGCTTTGTGTTTGAATTTGAGTCAGCTTTTGATAGCTATTACAATGGTTTAACCTTTACATTAAACCGCCGTTTTTCTAATAAGTTTAGTGCTTTGGCTAGCTATACTTTCTCTAAATCATTGGATAATTACAATGATTTCCGCACTGACCAAGAAGCTGGTAACGACCCTCTAAATCCTGGTGCAGAAAGAGGATTTTCTTTGCAAGATGCAAGAAACCGTTTTGTTGCTTCAGGCAATTGGGAATTATCTTATACAAAAAATCCTATATTGCGTGATTTCAAAGTTTCTGTAATAACAGAGATAACATCTGGTCGTCCTTTTAACCTGCAAGCAGGCCAAGATTTAAATATGAATTTTGAAACTATTCCACAAGATCGCCCAAGAATGGGTGGAGTAGCTGTTGCTCGTAATTCGGGCATTACACCTGTTTTTGCTAATGTTGACTTACGAGTTGCTAGATCTATTACATTCAAAGACAAATATACATTTCTAGGTACTATAGAGTTTTTTAATCTCTTTAATAGGGTTAATATTAGCGGTTTTAATAATGTTTATCCTCCTGGAGCCGATGGAAATTCTTTGTTACCTCGTCAAGACAATGGTCGTTTCATATTGACTCCTGACCGTTTTACAAATGCTTTTGCTCCTAGACAAATACAATTAGGATTTAAGTTTATTTTCTAGGTAAAACTAACCCAAGTACATAATTAAAATTCTAAAATAAACTAAAAGATTTCAATAGTCTTTTAGTTTATTTTCTTACTGCTATTTAACCGCAAGTTATCTAATAAAGGAGACAAATTAAAAATGACTACAATTAATGCTGAACGATTAGCCCAACGCCGTAAAATTGTACATGCACATATAGAAGCTGAAAATGAACATAATCTAGAGGCAGTTTTAGCAACATGGGGAGATTCTATTATTTTTGATGATGCTTCTGGTGGGCAAAAGTACGTTGGTGCAGAAGATGTTAAAAATAATTACGAAAGTTTATTTAGCGGTTTTCCTGATATGAAAATAGATATAAAAAAAGAACACATCTTAGATAATATCATTATTTTAGAAGTAGATATGATGGGAACACACAAGGGTAGTTGGATAGGTATCCCTCCAACAAATAAATATGCCAAGTTTTCTGTTTGTGCTTTGTTTGAATTTGATGACAATGATAAGTTGTCAGTTGAAAGAGTTTACTATGATAGAGCAGGTATTCTTATGCAGTTAGGTGTTATTCCTATGCCAAATTAATTCTAATTCTTAGCCATTTAACCTTAAATAGTATTAATAGTTTAAAACCATGTTATTAATACTATTTTCAACAATTCTTAACCTAAAGGAGACGGCGATTGTGGCTTAAAAAAAGCAGTATTATTTCGCCTAAGATAGAATGGAAAAAATTATAGAATCCGTTGGGAAAGCTGGGGAAAAATGGGAAGAAGCTGGTTTAGAAAAACGTCTTGCTGTACTTAAAGAAGCGGGTCAACTTTTAGCTGATAAGAGAACAAAGTTATGTGAGTGTCTTCAAAATGAAGGTCTTTCTAACAATTTAGCAAGAGATTATAGTCAATGGGTTATTCAAGCTGCTGACCCAAATTTGTTAGAAAAATATGCCCAAAACATGGTGCAATGGGTAAATCTAGTTCAAGGTGGAGAACTTTTAATTCGTAGGGCTGATGGAATTGTTTTAGTTTTTGGACAAGCTGGCTCTCCTACATTTAATGCAGCAACTATATTTTCCTTATTACTTCCTGGAAATGGAATAATTTTTGTTCGCGCCCCTTTTGTTGATGGTGGTGTGCGCTTTATATTTGAACAAATTTTACATCCTATTTTATTAAAACATGGTTTTGATATTGAACTAGTTCAATTAGTAACTGATAAATATCGTGAAGCAGTAGAATTTTTTGTTGCTCATAAAGAGCTTAAAACAATTCTTTCTATAGGTAGTGCTACGGATAATGCCAATATTGCTAAAAAAGCACACGAAAATAATAAAAAAGTGATTCTGGAGCATTATGGCAGAGGCAGCATGGTTATTTGGAAGGATGCTAATATTGATGAAGTGACTAGCAGCGCACAAAGGGTTTTTGACTTTTCATCTAGACCCTGTTTTATCCCTAAACTCTTTTTAGTACATGATCATGTATATGATGAATTTATTAATGCTTTTATTGATCGCATTGCAAATAGTAAAACAGTAGAAAACGATAAAGACACTGGTGTAATAGTACCTATAGGTAAACCAGACGCTTATTTGGCTATGATAGCTGATGCTCAGGAAAAAGGCCGTATTCGCTATGGAGGCTATCAAACCAATGCTCAAGGAAAAATTGATAAGAAAGGTATTTATGTTGCTCCTACTATTGTAACTTTTGATGCTAAGGACTGCCTTAAAACAAAAATTCGCTGTGTAGATGAAGAAATATTTTTTCCAATAGCTCCTGTAGTCCGTTTTAGAGGTAGTGATGAAGAAATATTAACAAATATGCACAGTATAATAACTAGACATCCTGTTGGATTACGTACTTCTATTTGGACAAATAAAATTGATGTTAGACAATTTTTCTTAAAAAAAGTTAAAAATAGCAGTTTAATAAGATTTAATTCTGATCATTCCCAATCGCCTAAATATGCTTCTTTTTGGGGAAGTGGTGAGGGAGATAACCATTTGTTTTGGGAGCGAAGCAGCCATATTCAAGCCATTGATTGTAGCCAAATGAGTAGGGAAGAAACCAAAAATATATTAACAAGTTTAGGCTGCTCAAGTTTTCTACAACTCTAAGAAATTAAAGAGCTTAAGGATAGGTCTACTATGTCTAATAATGCCTCAAAAGTGGGTTATTCTGAAAATCTCAATGATCATTTTTTTTTAGAACCAATAGCAGTTATTGGTATAAGTTGTCGTTTTCCTGGTTCTAAAAACGTGGATAGTTTTTGGCAAATGCTTAAGGATGGGGTAGACGCTGTTACAAAAATTCCTAGTGATAGATGGAATATAGAGGATTACTATAGCCCAGATATTTCTGTAGCTGGAAAAGTAAATAGTTGTTGGGGAGGCTTTTTACAAAATATTGACCAGTTTGATCCTAGTTTCTTCAAAGTTTCACCAAGAGAAGCAGCCCGCCTAGATCCTCAACAGCGACTATTATTAGAAGTATGTTGGGAAGCTCTAGAAGATAGTGGTTTGGCTATTGATAAATTGGCTGGTAGTTTTACAGGGGTATTTATTGGTGCAATGAATGCAGACTATGGCCGATTACAAATACAAGGCGATGGCGTAAATGATCCTTATGTTGCAACTGGTAGTGCTTTATGTGTTTTAGCCAATCGTGTATCTCATTTCTTTGATTTTAGAGGCCCAAGTTTAATTGTTGATACAGCTTGCTCTTCATCTTTAGTTTCAACACATTTAGCTTGTCAAAGTCTTTGGTCAGGTGAATCTAATTTAGCTTTAGCTGGAGGTGTAAACCTAATTTTATGGCCCGATTGGATGGTAGCAACAGGGAAAATAGGCTTATTTTCACCAGATGGAAAGTGCAAAGCTTTTGATGCAAGTGCTAATGGATATGTCAGGGGTGAAGGTGCCGGTGTAGTTGTTCTTAAGCGATTGTCTAGTGCTTTAGAAGATAAAGATCCCATTCATGCAATAATCCGAGCAAGTGCTGTAGGACAAGACGGAAGTAGTAGCACTTTTAAGACACCTAGCCAAATAACTCAAGAAATGGTTATTAAAGAAGCTTATAGACGTGCTAACTTAAATCCAAATCTTGTTGGTTATATTGAAGCTCATGGAACAGGTACTCTTGTTGGTGATCCCATAGAAACAAGGGCTTTAGGCAATATTATTTCTCTTAATCGAGACCCACAAAATTTCTGCTCAATAGGATCTGTAAAAACTAATATTGGTCATTTAGAGCCAGCAGCGGGAATTGCTGGTTTAATAAAAGCTATTTTAATAGTAAAAAACCGAGAAATCCCAAAAAGCTTACACTTCAATGCTCCAAATCCTAATATTCCCTTTGATCAATTAAAACTTAGAGTACAAAATACTACTGAAAAATGGCCTGAAAATAATATTCCTGCTATTGCTGGAGTTAATTCTTTTGGTCTTAGTGGAACAAATGCTCACATAATTGTACAAGAAGCCCCTAAAACTAAAGATTTTGATAAAATTCCAGAAGATGATTACGCACAATTATTAGCGATATCAGCCCATAACAAAGAATCATTAATCTCCCTAGTAGGAGTTTACAAAGAATTTTTTAACAAAAATAAAAATTCATCTATTAGAAATATTGCTTATAGCTCTAATCTTAAGCGAACACATCATGCTCAAAGGCTTGCCTTAGCCATAAAATCTTCTGAAGACGCAATAGATAAGCTAGAGGCATACTTAAAAAAAGAATCTAGACTAAATCTAGTTTATGGACGCAAAGAATCGGATAAAAAGAAAGTAGTATTTGTTTTTCCTGGGCAAGGTTCTCAATGGTATGGAATGGGTAAAGAACTTTATAAACAAGAACCTGCTTTTAAAAATTATTTAGATAAAGTTGATCAAGCAATACTAGAAGAGGCTGGATTTTCTGTAATTCAAGAACTTATGGGTAGTCAAGAACAAGCCAGGTTTTTGAAAGAAATAAGTATAATCCAACCCACTTTATTTGCTATTCAAGTATCTTTAGCTGAACTTTGGCGTAGTTTAGGAGTTACACCTGATGTTGTTTTAGGCCAAAGTATGGGTGAAGTTGCAGCAACTCATATAGCTGGAGCATTATCTCTTAATGATGCTGTTAAGGTAATTTGCCGACGAAGCCAATTATTAAAAAGAGTTAGTGGTAAAGGTGCTATGGCTGTACTAGAACTATCTCTTGAGGAAACAGAAAAAGCTATCTTCCAATATAAAGAAAAAATATCTGTTGCTGTAAGCACTAGCCCAACTTCTACAGTAATAGCAGGAGATGTAGCATCTATAAACAGTGTTATTAATGAATTACAAAATAAAAATGTCTTTTGTCGTTTGATTAAGGTTGATGTAGCCTCTCATAGTTTTCATGTTGATGTTCTTTTGGAGGATATAAAAAATATCTTAGGTGATATAACTCCCATAAAAGAAACTATCGCTATTTATTCCACTGTAAAGGGTAATTTTATTGATGGGCAACAGTTAAATGCAGATTACTGGGTTGATAATTTACGCAATCCTGTTTTATTTGCCAAAGCTATTGATGATTTATCAAAAGAAGGTTGTAATATTTTTATTGAAGTTGGGCCACATCCATTAGTTTTATCAGCTATAGAACAGTCCTTGCAATTTGTTAAACGTAAAGGCTTAACATTAGCATCTATGCGTCGGGAAGAAAATGAACGTAGTATAATATTAGGATCATTAGGTGGTCTATATACAGTAGGTTATCCTGTAGATTTTCAAAAACTATATAATGCTCCAGCTAAATTTGTGCCTCTACCCCAGTATCAATGGCAACGTGAATCATTATGGGCAAATATGCCAAAACCCTCTCCTAATAATGTAAATTATTCTTCTAATAGAGCTATATCAAACACAGAAGGATCTTTTGAAGGTGACATAAGGATAGTTAATAAAAATGGAGATGTTGTATTTAACTTACAAGGTCTTAGATTACAGTATAACGGCCATTTTGATAATGGTTTTGCAGTAGAAAATAAATCTACTAATTTAGATTCTGTTATATCTACAAACCAACAGCCTACCCAACTTGCTAAAGAGATATTAATTAAGGAATCTTCTTTAGAAGAAAATTACACACAAAAATCTATTGAAGAACTTATATCTCAAGAGATAGCCAAAGTATTAGGTTATTCTGCTAGCAAATTAGATGTTGACCATCCTATTAATAGCATGGGGTTAGATTCTTTGTTGGCTTTGGAAGTAAAAAACGTATAGAGGGTAAACTAAATACTCCTGTTCCTGTAATGGCAATTTTACAAGGTTCTAGCATTGCTGAACTAGCAAATCTTCTTTTAGAGCCACTTAAGGAAAAGCAAAATGCGATTTCTGGCAAAGAAAATATAGTTATTAAAGAAAATTCTCTACCATTTAGTTTTGTTACTTATACTTACGCAATGGTAGAAGATATATTAAAAGGAAAAATAGCTGATTTGTTAGGCTATTCTCCAAGTAAATTAGATATAGAGCAACCTATCAACACTTTGGGACTAGATTCCTTAATGGCTATAAAAATAAAAAATAGTCTAGAAGAAGTGTTAAAAATACAAGTACCTATAAGAGAAATTTTGCAAGGCTGTAGTATCGCTGAATTATCTAATAGCTTATTAGACTTACTTAATACTTCTTCTAGCAATCTTATTGTTAATGAACTTAACGATAAGTTAATTTTAGATAAACCACCTATAGTTAAAAAAGAAGATAATTTAGAAATGTATGAAGAAGAAGGTAGTTTAAATGTAATAGAAAAAGTGATTATAGAAGAATTAGCCAAAGAGTTAGGATATTCATCTAAGAGAATGGATATACAACAGCCTATAAATATGATGGGCTTAGATTCTTCTGTAGATATAAAAGTAAAAGAAAATATTGCAAA
The sequence above is drawn from the Blastocatellia bacterium genome and encodes:
- a CDS encoding TonB-dependent receptor; amino-acid sequence: MKNGPLPNSVATTNVLARADFQLRPDDRLTVRYNGGFAFNGRFDTIGPFPGGLTSTTSSGVQRLEDNSINVTNLFVKSSLVNETRFLYSRRDQDVGTSDPNNPLVQLNTAQGTIAFGQNFTVPQTRLLNIFQVVDNVTVVKGKQTLKFGADFSYVEAPDKRSSLPIAAGGFGIFVPIDFAAVTGIPTAPFLDPLQAFDPSLRSPDQIQFLQVFSTLLPQLIPGFPVLPLDRLQLPIVFAQNFGDQSANIDQKLFSAFVQDDIKVKSNLLVKLGLRYDVFRQSVVPSNGGNFAPRIGISYNPDKSQRLNLHASYGIFFGGAPSLQTSLIAKVYDNNNVNRQSNIAFFPFPLSVIPFNLPGHRFPVGPSAPPGAPIFPQLIQTFQYQKDFRASYSHQATVGFEYLINNNTKLSVDYNLVRGLKLSSARFINPVVRPTGNPTTGALTGRLDPTRGFVFEFESAFDSYYNGLTFTLNRRFSNKFSALASYTFSKSLDNYNDFRTDQEAGNDPLNPGAERGFSLQDARNRFVASGNWELSYTKNPILRDFKVSVITEITSGRPFNLQAGQDLNMNFETIPQDRPRMGGVAVARNSGITPVFANVDLRVARSITFKDKYTFLGTIEFFNLFNRVNISGFNNVYPPGADGNSLLPRQDNGRFILTPDRFTNAFAPRQIQLGFKFIF
- a CDS encoding ester cyclase — encoded protein: MTTINAERLAQRRKIVHAHIEAENEHNLEAVLATWGDSIIFDDASGGQKYVGAEDVKNNYESLFSGFPDMKIDIKKEHILDNIIILEVDMMGTHKGSWIGIPPTNKYAKFSVCALFEFDDNDKLSVERVYYDRAGILMQLGVIPMPN
- a CDS encoding aldehyde dehydrogenase; this translates as MEKIIESVGKAGEKWEEAGLEKRLAVLKEAGQLLADKRTKLCECLQNEGLSNNLARDYSQWVIQAADPNLLEKYAQNMVQWVNLVQGGELLIRRADGIVLVFGQAGSPTFNAATIFSLLLPGNGIIFVRAPFVDGGVRFIFEQILHPILLKHGFDIELVQLVTDKYREAVEFFVAHKELKTILSIGSATDNANIAKKAHENNKKVILEHYGRGSMVIWKDANIDEVTSSAQRVFDFSSRPCFIPKLFLVHDHVYDEFINAFIDRIANSKTVENDKDTGVIVPIGKPDAYLAMIADAQEKGRIRYGGYQTNAQGKIDKKGIYVAPTIVTFDAKDCLKTKIRCVDEEIFFPIAPVVRFRGSDEEILTNMHSIITRHPVGLRTSIWTNKIDVRQFFLKKVKNSSLIRFNSDHSQSPKYASFWGSGEGDNHLFWERSSHIQAIDCSQMSREETKNILTSLGCSSFLQL
- a CDS encoding acyltransferase domain-containing protein, with protein sequence MSNNASKVGYSENLNDHFFLEPIAVIGISCRFPGSKNVDSFWQMLKDGVDAVTKIPSDRWNIEDYYSPDISVAGKVNSCWGGFLQNIDQFDPSFFKVSPREAARLDPQQRLLLEVCWEALEDSGLAIDKLAGSFTGVFIGAMNADYGRLQIQGDGVNDPYVATGSALCVLANRVSHFFDFRGPSLIVDTACSSSLVSTHLACQSLWSGESNLALAGGVNLILWPDWMVATGKIGLFSPDGKCKAFDASANGYVRGEGAGVVVLKRLSSALEDKDPIHAIIRASAVGQDGSSSTFKTPSQITQEMVIKEAYRRANLNPNLVGYIEAHGTGTLVGDPIETRALGNIISLNRDPQNFCSIGSVKTNIGHLEPAAGIAGLIKAILIVKNREIPKSLHFNAPNPNIPFDQLKLRVQNTTEKWPENNIPAIAGVNSFGLSGTNAHIIVQEAPKTKDFDKIPEDDYAQLLAISAHNKESLISLVGVYKEFFNKNKNSSIRNIAYSSNLKRTHHAQRLALAIKSSEDAIDKLEAYLKKESRLNLVYGRKESDKKKVVFVFPGQGSQWYGMGKELYKQEPAFKNYLDKVDQAILEEAGFSVIQELMGSQEQARFLKEISIIQPTLFAIQVSLAELWRSLGVTPDVVLGQSMGEVAATHIAGALSLNDAVKVICRRSQLLKRVSGKGAMAVLELSLEETEKAIFQYKEKISVAVSTSPTSTVIAGDVASINSVINELQNKNVFCRLIKVDVASHSFHVDVLLEDIKNILGDITPIKETIAIYSTVKGNFIDGQQLNADYWVDNLRNPVLFAKAIDDLSKEGCNIFIEVGPHPLVLSAIEQSLQFVKRKGLTLASMRREENERSIILGSLGGLYTVGYPVDFQKLYNAPAKFVPLPQYQWQRESLWANMPKPSPNNVNYSSNRAISNTEGSFEGDIRIVNKNGDVVFNLQGLRLQYNGHFDNGFAVENKSTNLDSVISTNQQPTQLAKEILIKESSLEENYTQKSIEELISQEIAKVLGYSASKLDVDHPINSMGLDSLLALEVKNV